The Allocatelliglobosispora scoriae genome contains a region encoding:
- a CDS encoding RrF2 family transcriptional regulator produces the protein MRLSARVDYAIRAIIELASATDAPLTSERIARAQEIPPKFLESILLQLRRGGVVNAQRGPEGGYWLARPAAEISLADVIEVIDGPLSQVRGQVPADLGYQGAAKALQEVWLALEANERTMLEQVTFEHLVTGELPLSVQQLVA, from the coding sequence ATGCGCCTTTCCGCCAGGGTCGACTACGCCATCCGCGCCATCATCGAGCTCGCTTCCGCGACGGATGCCCCGCTGACCTCCGAGCGGATAGCTCGGGCGCAGGAGATCCCGCCGAAGTTCCTGGAGAGCATCCTGCTGCAGCTTCGCCGCGGCGGCGTGGTCAACGCCCAGCGCGGCCCGGAGGGCGGCTACTGGCTCGCCCGCCCTGCGGCGGAGATCTCGCTCGCCGACGTCATCGAGGTGATCGACGGCCCGCTGTCGCAGGTTCGCGGGCAGGTGCCGGCCGATCTGGGCTACCAGGGTGCGGCGAAGGCCCTCCAGGAGGTCTGGCTGGCCCTGGAGGCCAACGAGCGGACCATGCTGGAGCAGGTCACCTTCGAGCACCTGGTCACCGGAGAGCTCCCGCTCTCGGTCCAGCAGCTCGTCGCCTGA
- a CDS encoding ABC transporter permease, with product MATELRTRDTTLTGLDALELAGRSGRRSLGHRTWAATWPKLVALAIFIGFWQIVVESGWRDPWILPGPAVVGEELWRQLQTANLWEGVFNTMNRALLGFGISVLGGSLLGFAVARVKVLRAGIGSMITALQTLPSVAWFPFAILIFGLNESAIFFVVVMGAAPSIANGVISGIDYVPPIWLRAGKNIGARGLSLYRFVVTPAALPAFIAGLKQGWAFSWRSLMAGELLSIIPGMPALGVQMTAYRDLSNAKGLLATLVVIFFIGILVDAIFGVIERSVRRRRGLAEA from the coding sequence ATGGCAACTGAGCTGCGCACCCGCGACACGACCCTGACCGGGCTCGACGCACTGGAGCTGGCGGGCCGGTCCGGTCGGCGCAGTCTCGGCCACCGGACGTGGGCCGCGACGTGGCCGAAGCTCGTCGCATTGGCGATCTTCATCGGCTTCTGGCAGATCGTGGTCGAGTCGGGCTGGCGGGACCCGTGGATCCTGCCCGGCCCGGCGGTGGTCGGCGAGGAGCTGTGGCGCCAGCTGCAGACCGCCAACCTGTGGGAGGGCGTCTTCAACACGATGAACCGGGCACTGCTCGGCTTCGGCATCTCGGTGCTGGGCGGGTCGCTGCTCGGCTTCGCCGTGGCCCGGGTGAAGGTGCTGCGAGCGGGCATCGGCTCGATGATCACCGCGCTGCAGACCCTGCCGTCGGTCGCCTGGTTCCCCTTCGCGATCCTGATCTTCGGCCTCAACGAGAGCGCGATCTTCTTCGTGGTCGTGATGGGCGCGGCGCCGTCGATCGCGAACGGCGTGATCTCGGGCATCGACTACGTGCCGCCGATCTGGCTGCGGGCTGGCAAGAACATCGGCGCCCGCGGGCTCTCGCTCTACCGCTTCGTGGTGACGCCCGCCGCGCTGCCGGCCTTCATCGCCGGGCTCAAGCAGGGCTGGGCGTTCTCCTGGCGCAGCCTGATGGCGGGTGAGCTGCTCTCGATCATCCCGGGCATGCCCGCGCTCGGCGTGCAGATGACCGCCTACCGCGACCTCAGCAACGCCAAGGGGCTGCTCGCGACCCTCGTCGTCATCTTCTTCATCGGCATCCTGGTCGACGCGATCTTCGGGGTGATCGAGCGCAGCGTCCGCCGCCGCCGAGGTCTCGCCGAGGCGTAA
- a CDS encoding ABC transporter substrate-binding protein encodes MRRPLARLVISALVLAGMSGLAACGSEQEGDGTAADPLALRLGHFPNLTHATPVIGVEKKFFATALGDTVKLETKQFNAGPEAIEALFAGAIDATYIGPNPAINAYAQSDGQAVRIVAGAASGGVSFIVKPGITKDGLRGKTIATPQLGNTQDVALRYWLKQRGLTTTKEGGGDVSIKPQANSDTVTAFAAGKIDGAWVPEPFASRLIAAGGVKLLDESELWPDGLFVITHLLVSKKFLDKHPTVVKNLVKGSVATNEWINANPDEAQRTLNEALGRITGKPLDAKLTAAAWPSLKFTDDPIPSSLRDGAAHAVDAGLLDQVDLKDIYDLSFLNQVLADKGQPGVKS; translated from the coding sequence ATGCGACGTCCCCTCGCAAGGCTGGTGATCTCCGCGCTCGTGCTCGCCGGGATGTCCGGCCTCGCCGCCTGCGGGAGCGAGCAGGAGGGTGATGGCACCGCCGCCGACCCCCTCGCGCTGCGCCTGGGCCACTTCCCCAACCTCACGCACGCGACCCCGGTGATCGGTGTGGAGAAGAAATTTTTCGCCACCGCGCTCGGCGACACGGTCAAGCTGGAGACGAAGCAGTTCAACGCGGGTCCCGAGGCGATCGAGGCGCTCTTCGCCGGTGCGATCGACGCGACCTACATCGGGCCCAACCCGGCGATCAACGCCTATGCCCAGTCGGACGGGCAGGCCGTGCGCATCGTCGCCGGTGCGGCCTCCGGCGGCGTCTCCTTCATCGTCAAGCCGGGCATCACCAAGGACGGCCTCCGCGGCAAGACGATAGCGACCCCGCAGCTCGGCAACACGCAGGACGTGGCCCTGCGCTACTGGCTCAAGCAGCGCGGCCTCACCACCACGAAGGAGGGCGGCGGCGATGTCAGCATCAAGCCGCAGGCCAACTCGGACACGGTGACCGCCTTCGCGGCCGGCAAGATCGACGGCGCCTGGGTGCCGGAGCCCTTCGCCTCCCGGTTGATCGCGGCCGGCGGCGTCAAGCTGCTCGACGAGAGCGAGCTGTGGCCCGACGGACTCTTCGTCATCACCCACCTGCTGGTCAGCAAGAAGTTCCTCGACAAGCACCCGACCGTGGTGAAAAACCTGGTCAAGGGCAGTGTCGCCACGAACGAGTGGATCAACGCCAACCCGGACGAGGCGCAGCGGACCCTCAACGAGGCGCTGGGCCGGATCACCGGCAAGCCGCTCGACGCGAAGCTGACCGCCGCGGCGTGGCCGTCGCTGAAGTTCACCGACGACCCGATCCCGTCGTCCCTGCGCGACGGTGCCGCCCACGCCGTCGACGCGGGTCTGCTCGACCAGGTCGACCTCAAGGACATCTACGACCTCTCCTTCCTCAACCAGGTGCTGGCCGACAAGGGGCAGCCCGGGGTGAAGTCATGA
- a CDS encoding ion channel protein, whose amino-acid sequence MATRTNARTLLALVVPALAVGIVSSLILAALDLIAEHWLHDLLWTDLPKLFGATAETKWWIFAVLTATGVAVGLVIWLMPGHGGPDPATLELIHPPSPISIVPSLLLAAVLGLAGGVSLGPEFPIMTANAALAVTVGMRLSRRVPVPVWAGLATAGTLGALFGTPIAAALMITESFADKPAAPGGTDGLTLWDRLFPMLVAAGAGSLTSMAVSSGASLTLTLPAYRGFEPIDLVSGSVIACAGALIGLVGTVCFPYLHAWFARLRHPLLIVTAGGVVLGLLGMLGGHLSLFKGLAEMKELVAERADFGFGALLGLVGIKVAAMLVAATSGFRGGRIFPVVFAGAALGIAANALITSIPLTLAIASGVLGLTLAVTRSGWLSIFIGAVLVAEPVILVVLCVAVLPAWLLVTGRKQMIISDQPATG is encoded by the coding sequence ATGGCGACCAGGACGAACGCGCGCACGCTGCTGGCTCTCGTCGTGCCCGCGCTCGCGGTGGGCATCGTCAGCAGCCTGATCCTCGCCGCCCTGGACCTCATCGCCGAGCACTGGCTGCACGACCTGCTCTGGACGGACCTGCCGAAGCTCTTCGGCGCCACGGCGGAGACGAAGTGGTGGATCTTCGCGGTCCTCACCGCGACCGGCGTCGCGGTCGGCCTGGTGATCTGGCTGATGCCGGGGCACGGCGGGCCCGACCCGGCCACGCTGGAGCTGATCCACCCGCCCAGCCCGATCTCGATCGTGCCGAGCCTGCTGCTCGCCGCCGTCCTCGGCCTCGCGGGCGGGGTCAGCCTCGGTCCCGAGTTCCCGATCATGACGGCCAACGCCGCGCTCGCGGTCACGGTGGGCATGCGGCTGAGCCGGCGCGTCCCGGTCCCGGTCTGGGCGGGGCTCGCGACCGCGGGCACGTTAGGAGCCCTCTTCGGTACGCCGATAGCCGCCGCCCTGATGATCACCGAGTCGTTCGCCGACAAACCCGCCGCCCCGGGCGGGACCGACGGCCTGACCCTCTGGGACAGGCTCTTCCCGATGCTCGTGGCGGCCGGTGCGGGCAGCCTCACCTCGATGGCGGTCTCCAGCGGCGCATCGTTGACGCTGACCCTGCCCGCCTACCGGGGGTTCGAGCCGATCGACCTGGTCAGCGGCTCGGTGATCGCGTGTGCCGGTGCCCTCATCGGACTGGTGGGGACAGTCTGCTTCCCCTACCTCCACGCCTGGTTCGCCCGGCTGCGCCACCCGCTGCTGATCGTCACCGCCGGCGGTGTCGTGCTCGGGCTGCTCGGCATGCTCGGCGGGCACCTCAGCCTCTTCAAGGGCCTGGCGGAGATGAAGGAGCTCGTCGCCGAGCGGGCGGACTTCGGCTTCGGCGCACTGCTCGGCCTGGTCGGGATCAAGGTGGCGGCGATGCTCGTCGCCGCGACGAGCGGCTTCCGGGGCGGGCGGATATTCCCGGTGGTCTTCGCCGGGGCGGCGCTCGGCATCGCGGCGAACGCGCTGATCACCTCGATCCCGCTCACCCTGGCCATCGCGTCGGGGGTGCTCGGCCTGACGCTCGCGGTCACCCGCTCCGGCTGGCTCTCGATCTTCATCGGCGCGGTCCTCGTCGCCGAGCCGGTCATCCTCGTGGTGCTCTGCGTCGCGGTGCTGCCGGCCTGGCTCCTCGTCACCGGCCGTAAGCAGATGATAATCAGCGATCAACCCGCCACCGGGTAG
- a CDS encoding ABC transporter ATP-binding protein — translation MTLTATVTAPPAVSLSGVRKIYSGGDSGAVAALEGVSLDVAPGEFVCLVGASGCGKSTLLNLIAGLDRATSGAITIDGGINPALMFQEPALFPWLNVLDNVALPLRLRGIGKRERRERAHELLAAVRLADFAGKRPHELSGGMRQRVALARTLALDTPVLLMDEPFGALDAMTRDLLHDELERIWIERQLTVIFVTHNVREAARLGDRIVLLSSRPGRVVSDQRVEIPRPRTIDSPAVSGLAADVTARLREEVRRHGN, via the coding sequence ATGACGCTGACCGCCACGGTGACGGCGCCGCCCGCCGTCTCGCTCTCCGGCGTACGCAAGATCTACAGCGGGGGCGACTCCGGTGCGGTCGCCGCGCTGGAGGGCGTCTCCCTCGACGTCGCGCCGGGGGAGTTCGTCTGCCTCGTCGGCGCCTCCGGCTGCGGCAAGAGCACGCTGCTCAACCTCATCGCCGGGCTGGACCGGGCGACCAGCGGCGCCATCACGATCGACGGTGGCATCAACCCGGCGCTGATGTTCCAGGAGCCGGCGCTCTTCCCGTGGCTCAACGTGCTCGACAATGTGGCGCTGCCGCTGCGCCTGCGCGGCATCGGCAAGCGGGAGCGCCGGGAGCGGGCTCACGAGCTGCTCGCCGCGGTGCGCCTCGCCGATTTCGCGGGCAAGCGCCCGCACGAGCTCTCCGGCGGCATGCGCCAGCGGGTGGCACTCGCCCGCACGCTCGCCCTGGACACTCCCGTGCTGCTGATGGACGAGCCCTTCGGCGCGCTCGACGCGATGACCCGCGACCTGCTCCACGACGAGCTGGAGCGGATCTGGATCGAGCGGCAGCTCACGGTGATCTTCGTGACGCACAACGTACGGGAGGCGGCCCGGCTCGGTGACCGCATCGTCCTGCTCTCCAGTCGGCCCGGGCGCGTCGTCTCGGATCAGCGGGTGGAGATCCCGCGCCCGCGCACCATCGACTCCCCGGCGGTCTCCGGACTCGCCGCCGACGTGACCGCGCGCCTGCGCGAGGAGGTCCGCCGTCATGGCAACTGA